From the genome of Thermosynechococcus sp. NK55a:
TTCCAGCACAAACTCGCGGGCAAATTGACCCGTTTGAATTTCGTGGAGAATTTTGCGCATTTCTGCGCGGGTTGCATCGGTAATAATCCGTGGGCCACGGGTGAGGTCGCCGTATTCTGCGGTGTTGGAGATGCTGTCGCGCATTTTGGCAAGCCCCCCTTCAACAATCAAATCCACAATCAGCTTCACTTCATGAAGACACTCAAAATAGGCCAGCTCTGGCTGATAGCCCGCCTGCACCAATGTTTCAAAGCCGGCTTTGATCAGGGCACTGAGGCCACCACACAGCACCACTTGCTCACCAAAGAGATCGGTTTCTGTTTCTTCACGGAAGGTGGTTTCAAGAATCCCGGCACGGGTGCCACCAATCCCCTTGGCGTAGGCCATGGCTAAATCGCGGGCTTGACCACTGGCATCTTGATAGACCGCAAACAGGCAGGGGACCCCTTCCCCTTGGGCATAGGTGCGGCGAACAAGATGACCCGGACCTTTCGGAGCCACCATCACCACATCCACATTGGCGGGGGGCACAATCTGGCCAAAGTGAATATTAAAGCCATGGGCAAAGGAGAGGACATTTCCCGGTTGCAGGTGGGGGGCAATCTCCTGTTCATAAACAACCCGCTGAACTTCATCGGGCAAAAGAATCATAATCCAGTCGGCCATTTTCGTAGCTTCCGCCACGGGGTGCACCGCTAGACCATCGGCACGGGCGCGCTCTGCAGAACGACTGCCGGCGTAAAGACCCACCACCACATTGAGACCGCTATCCCGCAGGTTGAGGGCATGGGCGTGGCCTTGGGAGCCATAGCCAATAATGGCGATCGTTTTGTCCTTGAGGAGCTCTAGTTGGGCATCTGCGTCGTAATACATGCGCGCCATAGGGATGATGTTCCTTTCCAATTGCATTCAGCAGGTCGTTATTATTTCTCTACCATATTGGCAGAACAAATAAAGCCCTCCCCACAGGAATAGGGTGGAATAGGCCCTATCAAAGGTTTGTGAAAAGGGCGAAGTACCGCCTCGGGAGTTAGCGATTACGGGAATAACGATTGTTGCCACCGCCCATGGCTTCGCGGGGACGTGCTTTGTTGACTTTGAGTTGCCGTCCCATCCACTCGGCACCGTCGAGATCGGCGATCGCCGCGTCTTCTTCAGCATCGCTGGACATTTCTACAAAACCAAACCCCCGCTTACGGCCTGTTTCCCGATCTACGGGTAAATAGACTTGTTTGACGGAACCGTACTCGGCAAAAACGGCCTCTAGGTCTTCCTGGGTAGCCGTGTAGGAAAGGTTGCCGACATAAATAGACATAATCTGATCTGCTCCAAAGCAAAAATTGAACCCTGTGTTGACGTTGACTTCGGAGAGACGACTGTCACGTAACCAACCTTCCCTAAAACCGAACTCAAGAATCGCTCTACTTAAGAAACTCAAGCGGCGATTACTCGCCAACCTTGTCTCCTGATTATAGCTGATTGCGATGGCCTGTGTTGCGAAAGTAGGAATGCTACCCTAAAAGAGGTGGATTTTTTGTGAATCTTAACAATGTCCGACTTACCGGCGGTTGTTGTCGGCCTTTCCGGCGGTGTGGATAGTTCCGTTGCCATTGCCAGCCTCAAAGCGCAAGGGTACCCCGTTGTGGGTCTGACGCTCTGGCTGATGAAGGGGAAGGGGCAGTGCTGCTCTGAGGGGCTAGTGGATGCGGCGCGCCTTTGTGAGGAGCTGGGAGTCCCTCACCACATCGTGGATAGCCGCGAACTTTTTGAGAAATATATTGTGAACTATCTGATCAGTGGTTATGCCAGTGGGGTTACACCGCTACCCTGTTCCCAATGCAACCGTTTGGTGAAGTTTGGACCGATGCTGGCCTATAGCCGGGAGCAACTGGGGATTGACTACATTGCTACGGGTCACTATGCCCAAGTGAAATACAATCCCACCAGCGATCGCTATGAACTGTGGCGAGCTGTGGATCGTCATAAGGATCAAAGTTACTTTCTCTATGATCTGCCCCAAGAGATTCTAGCTCATGTGCTTTTCCCCCTCGGTCAGCAAACCAAGGCCGAGACCCGTTCCCTTGCGGCGCAGTATGGTCTGCACACGGCCAGTAAGCCGGAAAGCCAAGATCTCTGCCTGATTGAAGCCCATGGATCCATGCGCCAATTCTTGGATCGGTATCTGCCCAGTCAGCGGGGGGAGATTGTGGATGTCCATGGACGGGTGCTGGGGTACCATCAGGGGATTCACCACTATACGATTGGCCAGCGCAAAGGCTTGGGAATCGCCGCACCTGAGCCCCTGTATGTGGTGGCTGTGGATCGGGAACACAATCGTGTTATTGTGGGCGATCGCACCACCGCCGTCCGGCGTGAGTGTACCGTGGCACAGGTGAACTGGGTCTCGATACCACCTCCTAAAGAACCGATGACAGCCACAGTGCAAATTCGCTATCGCACCCCCCCTGTGCCGGTGACTATCATTCCCGACGCCAATGCTGAACAGGTACAATTGGAGTTTGCTGAACCGCAATTTGGGGTAACGCCGGGGCAAGCGGCGGTTTGGTATGCGGGCGATCGCCTGTTGGGGGGCGGTATTATCCAGCCCTTTGCAACACCGACACCGCACCCCCTAGAAGCAACAGCCACCCACGTTTGAGGAAAGGACCAACCATGCAAAAGCGCCTTCATTACTCCTCTTTGGAAATTAACCGTCGGGCGGAAGAGTTGATTAAGCACTCCGCCAATCGCTATCGGATTACCGTGCAAATTGCCAACCGGGCTAAACAGCGGCGGGGGCTAGAGGCCAGTGAAGATTTGGATGATCTGCCCCTAAAGCCGGTGATCCGTGCCATTATTGAAATGTCTGATGAAATTGCCCAGCCGGAGTTGCTGGCAGATTCCTAGCCATGGGCAGACGACGAGGTTGGACGTTTTTGGGCTGGGTGATGTGGGGGTGCTTGCTGGCACTCCTATGGTTACCCCTGAGTAGTGCTTGGAGCGTGGGGCGATCGCAGTCTGACCCCAATTTGCCCAATGCTACGGGTCAAATTCTCATTAATCCCCGTTTGGTGGCAGAAACCCTCTATCCGAAGTTACCCGGTTTCCCGAAGGAAAACCACTACATCCGCCAAGAAAATCGCCAGCCAGCCCCGGAGAGTACACTCCTAGAGCGATTCATTGTCTATCACACTACTGTCAAAGGGCGATCGCCCCTCTACCGTTTTGACTGGAAAATTTCCCTGGCCGACTATTTGGGACTGAATGAATTCCTGCGTCCAGAAACCTATCCGGGACGTTCTTACCTAACAGTGAACCCAATGGAAGGGGATATGGCCGCCATTCGCCAACTTAATCGTCAACAACGGGACGCCTTGGTCAGCACACTGGCCACCTTCTACGCCCAACAGGCGGGGTTGCCCCCTACCCCACCCCAACCCCAGACAACGCTGCCAGAACCGACACCAAGACCCCCCCTCCCCCCGATTCCCCAACCCGGCAGTGCAGGTCTTTTGGCGCCTCCCAAACCCCCACGACCAATGCCCACGGGGGAATCTCGCTTTTTACTGCCCTAAATGTTTGCAATTGAGTTCAATTGAGTTCCTGGGCCATGGCTGTTCCGATTACTGAGTTGCTCACCCCTGAGATCCTCAAACCCGCTCGCTATTTGGGCAATGAGCGCGGTGCGGTTCATAAACCCTGGGAAGCTGCAACGGTGCGCTGGGTGCTCAGCTATCCAGAAATCTATGAGGTGGGTGCTTCAAACTTGGGGCACATTATTCTCTACAACATTCTCAATACCCTCCCCGCTCAGCTGTGCGATCGCGCCTACCTACCGGCAGCGGATTTAGCCGCCAAATTGCGAGCCACCCAAACGCCTCTCTTTGCTGTGGAATCGCGCCGTGCCCTACGGGAGTTTGACATCATCGGCTTTAGCCTCAGCTATGAGCTGGGTGCTACCAACATTCTGGAAATGCTCGACTTGGCGGGGCTACCCCTGACTTGGCGGGAGCGACAACAGGCATCCCTAGAAGATATTCCCCTCATCTTTGCCGGAGGACAGACAGCGACATCGAACCCTGAACCTTACGCTGACTTCTTTGACTTTTTTGCCCTTGGGGATGGCGAAGAACTCTTGCCTGAAATTGGCCTTGTGGTGGCGGAAGGCAAACGAGCCGGCTTGAGTCGTCAAGATTTGCTATTGGATTTGGCACAGGTGCCGGGGGTCTATGTGCCCCAGTTTTATGATCGCCAGGGAGATGGCTCTGTTAAGCCCAACCGCCCCGCCGTGCCGGAGCGAATTTTGCGGCGGGTGGCTACTCCAATGCCCCACTATGCTATTGGCTTGGTGCCCTATGTGGAAACCGTTCACGATCGCCTGACGGTGGAAATTCGGCGCGGCTGTACGCGCGGCTGTCGCTTTTGCCAACCGGGGATGCTGACTCGCCCTGCCCGTGATGTTGCCCCTGAGGAGGTGATTGCTGCCATTGAAACGGGGATGCGTGCCACCGGCTATAACGAGTTTTCCCTACTCTCTCTGAGTTGCTCCGACTATTTGGCTTTGCCCGCTGTGGGGGTGGAAATTAAAAACCGTCTCCAAAACGAGAATATCTCTCTGTCGCTCCCCAGTCAGCGGGTGGATCGCTTTGATGAAAACATTGCCCACATTGTGGGTGGTACTCGCCAAGGAGGGCTCACCTTTGCCCCGGAAGCGGGAACGCAACGACTGCGGGACATTATCAACAAGGGTTTAACCAATGAGGAACTGCTGCGGGGAGTAAAAACGGCCTATGAGCAGGGCTGGGATAAGATCAAGCTCTACTTTATGATTGGCCTGCCGGGGGAAACTGATGCCGATGTCTTGGGGATTGCGGAAACCATCCGTTGGCTGAGGCGGGAGTGCTGGATCAAAGGACGCAAACCCCTGAGCTTTAACCTGACCATCTCCAACTTTACCCCCAAGCCCCACACCCCCTTCCAGTGGCATGCTGTCTCCACCAGTGAGTTTCTGCGCAAACAGGAGCTGCTCAAGGCAGAATTTCGGACTATTAAGGGTCTGAAGGCCAACTTTACCGATGTGCGCATCTCGGCAATGGAGGACTTTGTGGGTCGGGGCGATCGCCAACTCGGCCCTGTCATCCGCCGCGCTTGGGAATTGGGAGCCCGCGAAGACTCTTGGTGGGAAAACCTGGATCGCGCCTATGCCGCCTGGACTCAGGCGATTCAAGAAGCGGGTTTGGACTGGAAATACCGCCAACTGGAAGCGGGCGAGTGGAATGTCTTTAGCGGTGGCAGCCACAACCTCGATGCCCCCCTACCCTGGGATCACATTGATACGGGCGTTAGTAAAGCCTGGCTCAAGGAAGACTTACACCGCGCCCTGGCAGCGGTTGTGGTGCCCGACTGTTCCTTTGACGG
Proteins encoded in this window:
- a CDS encoding TIGR03960 family B12-binding radical SAM protein; this translates as MAVPITELLTPEILKPARYLGNERGAVHKPWEAATVRWVLSYPEIYEVGASNLGHIILYNILNTLPAQLCDRAYLPAADLAAKLRATQTPLFAVESRRALREFDIIGFSLSYELGATNILEMLDLAGLPLTWRERQQASLEDIPLIFAGGQTATSNPEPYADFFDFFALGDGEELLPEIGLVVAEGKRAGLSRQDLLLDLAQVPGVYVPQFYDRQGDGSVKPNRPAVPERILRRVATPMPHYAIGLVPYVETVHDRLTVEIRRGCTRGCRFCQPGMLTRPARDVAPEEVIAAIETGMRATGYNEFSLLSLSCSDYLALPAVGVEIKNRLQNENISLSLPSQRVDRFDENIAHIVGGTRQGGLTFAPEAGTQRLRDIINKGLTNEELLRGVKTAYEQGWDKIKLYFMIGLPGETDADVLGIAETIRWLRRECWIKGRKPLSFNLTISNFTPKPHTPFQWHAVSTSEFLRKQELLKAEFRTIKGLKANFTDVRISAMEDFVGRGDRQLGPVIRRAWELGAREDSWWENLDRAYAAWTQAIQEAGLDWKYRQLEAGEWNVFSGGSHNLDAPLPWDHIDTGVSKAWLKEDLHRALAAVVVPDCSFDGCSHCGVCGIDFGHNVVVPPPPIPPIQGQPQVPQERVQRLRLTFGKTGEMTLLSHLDLLRLFERAVRRAHLPIAFSGGFHPSPRISIASALPLGVTSYGEIVDLEFYREVDAQTVLAQLRQQLPQEIPLYGCEVVPLSEPAASQALQAATYELLIRAPEPLERQTWEQWLGTLRATPEILYELATKSGKTQVVNLRDRLLEIRLNEYQDHWPTVSLIYTGVCRNDGTFLRPEHCLYLLEKVSGHSLELGAIARQKLHLETP
- the mnmA gene encoding tRNA 2-thiouridine(34) synthase MnmA; this encodes MSDLPAVVVGLSGGVDSSVAIASLKAQGYPVVGLTLWLMKGKGQCCSEGLVDAARLCEELGVPHHIVDSRELFEKYIVNYLISGYASGVTPLPCSQCNRLVKFGPMLAYSREQLGIDYIATGHYAQVKYNPTSDRYELWRAVDRHKDQSYFLYDLPQEILAHVLFPLGQQTKAETRSLAAQYGLHTASKPESQDLCLIEAHGSMRQFLDRYLPSQRGEIVDVHGRVLGYHQGIHHYTIGQRKGLGIAAPEPLYVVAVDREHNRVIVGDRTTAVRRECTVAQVNWVSIPPPKEPMTATVQIRYRTPPVPVTIIPDANAEQVQLEFAEPQFGVTPGQAAVWYAGDRLLGGGIIQPFATPTPHPLEATATHV
- the ilvC gene encoding ketol-acid reductoisomerase translates to MARMYYDADAQLELLKDKTIAIIGYGSQGHAHALNLRDSGLNVVVGLYAGSRSAERARADGLAVHPVAEATKMADWIMILLPDEVQRVVYEQEIAPHLQPGNVLSFAHGFNIHFGQIVPPANVDVVMVAPKGPGHLVRRTYAQGEGVPCLFAVYQDASGQARDLAMAYAKGIGGTRAGILETTFREETETDLFGEQVVLCGGLSALIKAGFETLVQAGYQPELAYFECLHEVKLIVDLIVEGGLAKMRDSISNTAEYGDLTRGPRIITDATRAEMRKILHEIQTGQFAREFVLENMAGKPGFTAMRRREAEHPIEQVGQELRSMFSWLKRA
- a CDS encoding RNA-binding protein RbpB; protein product: MSIYVGNLSYTATQEDLEAVFAEYGSVKQVYLPVDRETGRKRGFGFVEMSSDAEEDAAIADLDGAEWMGRQLKVNKARPREAMGGGNNRYSRNR
- a CDS encoding DNA-directed RNA polymerase subunit omega, whose protein sequence is MQKRLHYSSLEINRRAEELIKHSANRYRITVQIANRAKQRRGLEASEDLDDLPLKPVIRAIIEMSDEIAQPELLADS